From one Notolabrus celidotus isolate fNotCel1 chromosome 2, fNotCel1.pri, whole genome shotgun sequence genomic stretch:
- the LOC117828993 gene encoding interferon-induced protein with tetratricopeptide repeats 1B-like, with amino-acid sequence MFSFSTSAAQSQTTLESLQCHFIWNLDQTRPQCLRLRDKLEDMSADEGNRWLGHIYNLQGFIQYKLGLNEDAKTLFNKAAEAFHELRHADGGPWLLVNYGNLAWLHHHLGDEAESQAYLSKVDALMKNHPSPSQGEVHPEVFAEKAWTLMYFGADRMLVADYFEKAISLQPDMVEWNTSHIIILVQAQENSTTGVEADLLEKMRQAKEEDPEDVYLAALYLEQRAKKGERIEDEAREFARDNLSSLGSSYKGMRVLLWVYKCHLSIDDAIDLAEKFLEKHPHKRCQKRCVAVCYRWKLLRFGEGPKEPGMIDRAISLHEEVVSLYPHCGLKVKIDLATVYAKSSPHKAQAGSIYEELLNSDLEPADKQLLYNAYARYLYFDLGDLNKSVQYHMKAAAIPEKQHFREASIRVLENLRVKGKHPMCQDIEEFFFKTF; translated from the coding sequence ATGTTTTCATTCTCCACCAGTGCTGCTCAGAGTCAAACAACACTGGAGTCCCTGCAGTGCCACTTCATCTGGAACCTGGACCAAACTAGGCCCCAATGTTTACGTCTCAGGGACAAGCTGGAGGACATGAGTGCTGACGAGGGAAACAGGTGGCTTGGCCACATCTACAACCTTCAGGGGTTCATTCAGTATAAGCTGGGGTTAAATGAAGATGCTAAGACTTTGTTCAACAAGGCTGCAGAGGCCTTCCATGAGCTGAGACATGCAGATGGGGGTCCCTGGTTATTGGTGAACTACGGGAACCTGGCCTGGCTGCACCACCACCTGGGAGATGAAGCAGAGAGTCAGGCTTACCTGTCAAAGGTTGATGCCCTGATGAAAAACCACCCATCTCCATCCCAGGGCGAGGTCCATCCAGAGGTCTTTGCTGAAAAGGCCTGGACCCTGATGTATTTTGGTGCAGATAGAATGCTGGTTGCAGATTACTTTGAGAAAGCCATCAGTTTGCAGCCAGACATGGTGGAGTGGAACACCAGCCATATCATTATTTTAGTACAAGCCCAGGAGAACAGCACCACGGGAGTGGAAGCTGACCTCTTGGAGAAAATGAGACAGGCAAAGGAAGAGGATCCTGAGGACGTGTACCTTGCTGCCCTCTACCTTGAACAACGTGccaagaaaggagaaagaattGAAGATGAAGCACGTGAGTTTGCCAGAGACAATTTGAGTTCTCTGGGCAGCAGCTACAAGGGTATGAGAGTATTATTATGGGTTTACAAATGTCACCTGTCTATTGATGACGCCATTGATTTGGCAGAAAAGTTTctggaaaaacatccacacaagCGCTGCCAGAAGAGGTGTGTTGCAGTTTGCTACAGATGGAAACTTTTGCGTTTCGGGGAGGGTCCCAAGGAACCAGGCATGATTGACAGAGCAATCAGTCTTCATGAGGAAGTGGTTTCTCTTTACCCTCACTGTGGACTTAAGGTTAAAATAGACCTTGCAACTGTCTATGCAAAGTCAAGTCCTCACAAGGCACAGGCTGGGAGTATATATGAGGAGCTGCTTAACAGTGATCTGGAACCTGCAGACAAACAGCTCCTTTATAATGCCTACGCAAGGTATTTATACTTTGATCTAGGGGATCTCAATAAGTCAGTACAATATCACATGAAAGCAGCTGCAATAccagaaaaacaacacttcCGTGAGGCCAGCATCAGAGTTTTGGAGAATCTCAGAGTCAAAGGCAAGCATCCAATGTGTCAAGACATAGAggagttttttttcaaaactttctGA